The Athalia rosae chromosome 7, iyAthRosa1.1, whole genome shotgun sequence genome window below encodes:
- the LOC105692409 gene encoding graves disease carrier protein-like isoform X1 gives MSLNTEGEKSLEFVLKSLFSGGVAGMCSKTTVAPLDRIKILLQAHSKHYKHLGVFAGLNEIVQRETFFALWKGNGAQMVRIFPYAATQFTTFEIYRKYLGTLLGNRTQIDKFLAGSGAGVTAVMLTYPLDTIRARLAFQVRGEHVYTGIFHTGASIFKEEGGLRALYRGFIPTICGMIPYAGLSFYSFAKLKFLCMTYAPNYLCNKCNRNTGGLVLTLPAKLLCGGFAGAVAQSISYPLDVTRRRMQLAMMNTDTHKFGSGMVATMKLIYLENGIVKGLYRGMSINYLRAIPMVAVSFSTYELMKQMFDLDTGMKL, from the exons ATGTCACTTAATACCGAAGGTGAAAAGAGTCTTGAATTCgttttgaaaagtttattttcCGGTG GCGTAGCTGGGATGTGCTCAAAGACCACGGTTGCACCACTggatagaataaaaatactGTTGCAGGCGCACAGTAAACACTATAAACATTTGG GTGTATTTGCTGGGCTCAATGAGATAGTGCAACGTGAGACTTTCTTTGCCTTGTGGAAAGGAAACGGTGCTCAGATGGTCAGAATTTTTCCATATGCAGCTACACAGTTTACTACGTTTGAAATATATAGGAAG TATTTAGGAACATTGCTGGGTAATCGAACCCAAATAGATAAATTTCTGGCTGGTTCAGGGGCGGGAGTTACCGCGGTAATGTTAACATATCCACTTGACACGATCAGAGCCCGTTTAGCTTTTCAAGTAAGAGGAGAGCACGTCTACACCGGCATCTTTCACACGGGTGCTAGTATTTTCAAAGAG gAAGGAGGACTAAGAGCGTTGTATCGAGGATTCATACCGACAATATGTGGGATGATTCCATATGCTGGCTTATCTTTTTACTCATTTGCAAAGCTAAAGTTTCTTTGTATGACGTATGCCCCAAATTACTTGTGCAACAAGTGTAATAGAAATACTG GCGGACTCGTTCTCACATTACCTGCAAAACTACTTTGCGGTGGGTTTGCCGGGGCAGTAGCTCAGAGCATATCTTATCCTTTAGATGTTACGAGGAGACGGATGCAGTTGGCTATGATGAATACGGACACTCATAAATTTGG CTCCGGAATGGTTGCGACGATGAAACTGATCTACCTGGAAAACGGAATTGTCAAAGGTCTTTACCGTGGAATGAGCATAAATTACCTCCGGGCTATCCCTATGGTCGCTGTAAGTTTTTCAACGTACGAGTTGATGAAACAAATGTTTGACCTCGACACCGGTATGAAACTATGA
- the LOC105692409 gene encoding graves disease carrier protein-like isoform X2, with the protein MCSKTTVAPLDRIKILLQAHSKHYKHLGVFAGLNEIVQRETFFALWKGNGAQMVRIFPYAATQFTTFEIYRKYLGTLLGNRTQIDKFLAGSGAGVTAVMLTYPLDTIRARLAFQVRGEHVYTGIFHTGASIFKEEGGLRALYRGFIPTICGMIPYAGLSFYSFAKLKFLCMTYAPNYLCNKCNRNTGGLVLTLPAKLLCGGFAGAVAQSISYPLDVTRRRMQLAMMNTDTHKFGSGMVATMKLIYLENGIVKGLYRGMSINYLRAIPMVAVSFSTYELMKQMFDLDTGMKL; encoded by the exons ATGTGCTCAAAGACCACGGTTGCACCACTggatagaataaaaatactGTTGCAGGCGCACAGTAAACACTATAAACATTTGG GTGTATTTGCTGGGCTCAATGAGATAGTGCAACGTGAGACTTTCTTTGCCTTGTGGAAAGGAAACGGTGCTCAGATGGTCAGAATTTTTCCATATGCAGCTACACAGTTTACTACGTTTGAAATATATAGGAAG TATTTAGGAACATTGCTGGGTAATCGAACCCAAATAGATAAATTTCTGGCTGGTTCAGGGGCGGGAGTTACCGCGGTAATGTTAACATATCCACTTGACACGATCAGAGCCCGTTTAGCTTTTCAAGTAAGAGGAGAGCACGTCTACACCGGCATCTTTCACACGGGTGCTAGTATTTTCAAAGAG gAAGGAGGACTAAGAGCGTTGTATCGAGGATTCATACCGACAATATGTGGGATGATTCCATATGCTGGCTTATCTTTTTACTCATTTGCAAAGCTAAAGTTTCTTTGTATGACGTATGCCCCAAATTACTTGTGCAACAAGTGTAATAGAAATACTG GCGGACTCGTTCTCACATTACCTGCAAAACTACTTTGCGGTGGGTTTGCCGGGGCAGTAGCTCAGAGCATATCTTATCCTTTAGATGTTACGAGGAGACGGATGCAGTTGGCTATGATGAATACGGACACTCATAAATTTGG CTCCGGAATGGTTGCGACGATGAAACTGATCTACCTGGAAAACGGAATTGTCAAAGGTCTTTACCGTGGAATGAGCATAAATTACCTCCGGGCTATCCCTATGGTCGCTGTAAGTTTTTCAACGTACGAGTTGATGAAACAAATGTTTGACCTCGACACCGGTATGAAACTATGA